A single Pseudomonadota bacterium DNA region contains:
- the nuoB gene encoding NADH-quinone oxidoreductase subunit NuoB, which yields MTYRKKLIEVALPLDAINKASAREKSIRHGHPSTLHLWWARRPLAAARAVIFAQMVDDPSANPDLFPTEKKQEKERQRLFKIIEELVKWARRRSLMPATFGLACCAIEMMATGTAHYDMARFGMETFRASPRQADLMIVAGRVSQKMAPVLRQIYDQ from the coding sequence GTGACCTACAGGAAAAAGCTCATCGAGGTGGCGCTGCCGCTCGATGCCATCAACAAGGCCTCGGCGCGGGAGAAATCGATCCGGCACGGGCACCCCTCGACGCTGCACCTCTGGTGGGCGCGACGACCGCTGGCCGCCGCGCGAGCGGTGATCTTCGCCCAAATGGTCGACGATCCGTCCGCCAACCCGGACTTGTTCCCGACTGAAAAGAAGCAGGAGAAGGAGCGACAGCGGCTCTTCAAGATCATCGAGGAGCTCGTGAAGTGGGCCCGTCGTCGCAGCCTGATGCCCGCCACCTTCGGCCTCGCCTGCTGTGCGATCGAGATGATGGCGACCGGGACCGCCCACTACGACATGGCCCGCTTCGGGATGGAGACATTCCGCGCGTCGCCGCGTCAGGCCGACCTCATGATCGTCGCCGGACGCGTCAGCCAGAAGATGGCGCCGGTGCTGCGCCAGATCTACGACCAGA
- a CDS encoding ORF6N domain-containing protein, giving the protein MTAAIVPLERIEQTILLIRGHKVMLDADLAALYGVETKALNRAVRRNLERFPEDFMVQLTEQEVAALRSHFGTSNAGGSAILRSQFGTSKGRGGRRYAPYAFTEQGVAMLSSVLRSARAVQVNVQIMRTFVKLRRLLATHEDLARKLDALERKYDRQFKVVFDAIRELMAPPDPKPRRRIGFGAEDKR; this is encoded by the coding sequence ATGACGGCGGCCATCGTTCCGTTGGAGCGGATCGAGCAGACGATCCTGCTCATCCGCGGGCACAAGGTCATGCTCGATGCCGACCTTGCAGCCCTATACGGCGTAGAGACGAAGGCGCTCAACCGAGCCGTCCGCCGCAACCTCGAGAGGTTCCCGGAGGACTTCATGGTTCAGCTCACCGAGCAGGAGGTGGCGGCTTTGAGGAGCCATTTTGGCACCTCAAACGCCGGCGGGAGCGCGATTTTGAGGTCACAATTTGGCACCTCAAAGGGCCGCGGCGGCCGCCGCTACGCACCCTACGCCTTCACGGAGCAGGGCGTCGCGATGCTGTCCAGCGTCCTTCGTAGCGCCCGCGCGGTCCAGGTCAACGTCCAGATCATGCGGACCTTCGTCAAGCTACGCCGCCTGCTGGCCACGCACGAGGATCTGGCCCGCAAGCTCGACGCCCTCGAGCGCAAGTACGATCGCCAGTTCAAGGTCGTCTTCGATGCGATCCGCGAGCTGATGGCGCCACCTGATCCGAAGCCGCGGCGGCGGATCGGTTTCGGCGCGGAGGACAAGCGGTGA
- a CDS encoding SNF2-related protein produces the protein MIKLEDLRPNAVVRGILPDCLVSVVGVQWFGSEALELTYKDPGGRVANQLLYRHDEPRLEVVEQGRPWSFDGDGGLFRLVSEAHRIRLAHLFDPVLAVHTSLVDPLPHQITAVYESLLLRQPLRFLLADDPGAGKTIMAGLLIRELIARGDLHRCLVVCPGSLAEQWQDELYRRFQLPFEILTTDKLEAARTGNWFIENNLVIARLDKLSRNEDVQAKLNAPDCRWDLVVCDEAHKMSATFFGGEIKYTKRYKLGQLLSATTRHFLLMTATPHNGKEEDFQLFMALLDGDRFEGRFRDGVHVADVSDLMRRTVKETLVKFDGRPLFPERIAYAVPYQLSDPEARLYKEVTNYVREEFNRAEALQNDKRAGTVGFALTILQRRLASSPEAIYQSLRRRRERLEKRRREMELLQRGAISQALAAATPEFDAEDFEDLEDAPDIEIETAEEQVLDQATAARTIDELKAEIETLGRLESLAVSVRRGAEDRKWRELANLLSEIFTPDGLASRVAEPTTPYGHVIPKPTPSASQKLVIFTEHRDTLSYLEDRISTLLGRKEAVVVIHGSLGREERRKAQEAFLHDPAVKILLATDAAGEGINLQRAHLMVNYDLPWNPNRIEQRFGRIHRIGQTEVCHLWNLVAAETREGDVYQTLLDKLEEARKALGGQVFDVLGKLQFEGKSLRELLLEAVRYGEQPEIRARLTQAIANAVDRGKIQDLLEERALVHDGMDASRLQRVREDMERAEARRLQPHYIESFFIEAFKRLGGTVRQREPRRFEVSHVPATVRNRDRLVGIGEPVLPRYERVVFEKPFIAPVGQPLAAFVCPGHPLLDAALDLTLERHRDLLRRGTVLVDERDAGPSPRVVFYLEHAIQDASVTRAGDRRTVSKRMLYVELDAPEGARHLHYAPYLDYRPLADDEPSVQELLDRSECAWITRELEQKALGHAIAHVVPEHLDEVRGRRLQWIDKARAAVKDRLTKEIGYWDHRAEQLRLQEQAGKAPARLNSQEARRRADDLQARLHKRMEQLDLEAQVSAMPPVALGGLVVVPAGLIAAMTGRAAAVAATTVDTQAVAARARAIVMEVERNLGFDPVDREYEKLGYDIESKDGRTGRLRFLEVKGRDENAQTITVTKNEILYSLNKPDDFILAIVEFRTDDTHRVHYVRRPFHREPDFGVTSVNYDFGELLARAEAPR, from the coding sequence ATGATCAAGCTCGAGGATCTCCGACCCAACGCCGTGGTCCGCGGGATTCTGCCCGACTGCCTTGTCTCGGTCGTGGGCGTGCAGTGGTTCGGGTCTGAGGCGCTGGAGCTCACGTATAAGGATCCCGGTGGCCGCGTCGCCAACCAGCTCCTCTATCGCCACGACGAACCCCGCCTCGAAGTCGTGGAGCAGGGACGCCCCTGGAGCTTCGATGGAGACGGTGGCCTGTTCCGTCTCGTGTCGGAGGCCCACCGCATTCGCCTCGCGCACCTTTTCGACCCGGTGCTGGCGGTCCACACGTCGCTCGTCGATCCGTTGCCGCACCAAATCACTGCCGTCTACGAGTCGTTGCTCTTGCGCCAACCGCTGCGCTTTCTTCTTGCCGACGACCCCGGGGCGGGCAAGACGATCATGGCCGGGCTCTTGATCAGGGAGCTCATCGCACGCGGCGATCTCCATCGCTGTCTCGTCGTGTGCCCGGGCAGTCTTGCCGAGCAGTGGCAGGACGAGCTCTACCGCCGCTTCCAGCTGCCGTTCGAGATCCTCACGACCGACAAGCTCGAGGCAGCGCGCACAGGCAACTGGTTCATCGAGAACAACCTCGTCATCGCCCGCCTCGACAAGCTATCCCGCAACGAGGACGTCCAGGCGAAGCTCAACGCGCCCGACTGCCGTTGGGACCTCGTCGTCTGCGACGAGGCACACAAGATGTCGGCCACGTTCTTCGGCGGCGAGATCAAGTACACGAAGCGCTACAAGCTCGGGCAGCTGCTGTCCGCCACCACGCGTCACTTCCTCCTGATGACCGCGACGCCCCACAACGGCAAGGAGGAGGACTTCCAGCTCTTCATGGCTCTGCTCGACGGCGACCGCTTCGAGGGGCGTTTTCGCGACGGTGTGCACGTTGCCGACGTGTCGGATCTCATGCGGCGCACGGTGAAGGAGACGTTGGTCAAGTTCGACGGAAGACCGCTCTTTCCCGAGCGCATCGCGTACGCCGTTCCCTACCAGCTGTCCGACCCCGAGGCTCGGCTCTACAAGGAAGTCACCAACTACGTCCGGGAGGAGTTCAACCGCGCCGAGGCACTGCAGAACGACAAGCGGGCCGGCACGGTCGGTTTCGCGCTGACCATTCTGCAGCGGCGTCTCGCCTCGTCCCCGGAGGCCATCTACCAATCACTGAGGCGACGCCGCGAACGCCTGGAAAAGCGCCGGCGCGAGATGGAGCTATTGCAGCGCGGGGCAATCTCGCAAGCGCTCGCCGCCGCTACACCCGAATTCGATGCCGAGGACTTCGAGGACCTCGAGGACGCACCCGACATCGAGATCGAAACCGCCGAGGAACAGGTACTCGACCAGGCCACGGCCGCGCGCACGATCGATGAGCTGAAGGCCGAGATCGAGACCTTGGGGCGCTTGGAGTCGCTGGCGGTTTCCGTGCGACGCGGCGCGGAGGACCGCAAGTGGCGCGAGCTGGCGAACCTTCTCTCCGAGATCTTCACGCCCGATGGACTCGCGTCCCGGGTCGCGGAACCGACCACGCCCTACGGCCACGTCATCCCGAAGCCCACGCCTTCGGCATCGCAGAAGCTCGTGATTTTCACCGAGCATCGCGACACCCTGAGCTACCTCGAAGATCGGATCAGCACCCTTCTCGGTCGCAAGGAAGCGGTCGTCGTCATCCACGGGAGCCTCGGCCGCGAGGAGCGGCGCAAGGCCCAGGAAGCTTTCCTCCACGATCCCGCGGTCAAGATCCTTCTTGCAACCGATGCCGCAGGCGAGGGCATCAACCTCCAGCGTGCGCACCTCATGGTCAACTACGACCTGCCCTGGAACCCGAATCGCATCGAGCAGCGGTTCGGCCGGATCCACCGCATCGGCCAGACGGAAGTCTGCCACCTGTGGAACTTGGTCGCTGCGGAAACGCGGGAGGGCGACGTCTACCAAACGCTGCTGGACAAGCTCGAGGAAGCGCGCAAGGCGCTCGGCGGCCAGGTCTTCGACGTTCTTGGCAAGCTGCAGTTCGAGGGCAAGTCGCTGCGCGAGCTGTTGCTGGAGGCCGTCCGCTACGGCGAGCAGCCTGAAATTCGCGCCCGGCTGACGCAGGCCATCGCGAACGCCGTTGACCGGGGGAAGATCCAGGATCTTCTCGAAGAGCGGGCGCTCGTGCACGACGGAATGGATGCGAGCCGTCTCCAGCGTGTGCGCGAAGACATGGAGCGCGCGGAAGCGCGACGGTTGCAGCCTCACTACATCGAGTCGTTCTTCATCGAGGCCTTCAAGCGGCTCGGCGGCACGGTACGTCAGCGGGAGCCGCGCCGCTTCGAGGTGAGTCACGTCCCAGCGACGGTCCGCAACCGCGATCGCCTCGTCGGCATCGGCGAGCCGGTTCTGCCGAGGTACGAACGCGTCGTCTTCGAGAAGCCGTTCATCGCACCTGTGGGGCAGCCGCTCGCGGCCTTCGTTTGTCCGGGCCACCCGCTTCTCGATGCCGCGCTCGACCTGACCCTGGAACGTCATCGCGATCTCCTGCGGCGAGGGACCGTGCTCGTGGATGAGCGTGACGCGGGCCCTTCGCCCCGGGTCGTGTTCTACCTGGAGCACGCGATTCAGGACGCCAGCGTCACACGTGCAGGCGACAGGCGGACGGTCTCGAAGCGCATGCTCTACGTCGAGCTCGACGCGCCGGAAGGCGCACGCCACCTCCACTACGCACCGTACCTCGACTACCGGCCCCTCGCTGACGACGAGCCCTCCGTGCAGGAGCTCCTCGACCGGTCCGAGTGCGCGTGGATCACCCGGGAGCTCGAGCAGAAAGCATTGGGTCACGCGATAGCCCATGTCGTGCCCGAGCATCTCGACGAGGTGCGTGGCAGGCGTCTGCAGTGGATCGACAAGGCGCGCGCGGCGGTCAAGGACCGCCTGACGAAGGAAATCGGCTACTGGGACCACCGCGCCGAGCAGCTCCGCCTGCAGGAACAAGCGGGCAAGGCACCGGCGCGCTTGAACTCGCAGGAGGCGCGCCGGCGTGCCGACGATCTTCAAGCCCGCTTGCACAAGCGCATGGAGCAGCTCGACCTGGAAGCACAGGTGTCGGCCATGCCACCGGTCGCTCTCGGTGGTCTCGTCGTCGTGCCGGCGGGTCTCATCGCCGCCATGACGGGCCGGGCGGCTGCCGTGGCCGCGACGACCGTGGACACGCAGGCCGTCGCCGCGCGCGCCCGCGCCATCGTGATGGAGGTCGAAAGGAATCTCGGCTTCGACCCGGTCGACCGCGAGTACGAAAAGCTCGGCTACGACATCGAAAGCAAGGACGGCCGGACCGGGCGGCTGCGGTTCCTCGAGGTCAAGGGACGCGACGAGAACGCCCAGACGATCACGGTGACCAAGAACGAGATCCTCTACTCCTTGAACAAGCCCGACGACTTCATCCTCGCCATCGTCGAGTTCCGCACCGACGACACCCACCGCGTCCATTACGTGCGCCGCCCCTTCCACCGCGAGCCTGACTTCGGCGTGACGAGCGTGAACTACGACTTCGGCGAGCTGCTCGCCCGCGCGGAGGCGCCGCGATGA